The Aneurinibacillus uraniidurans genome segment TGCATTAAACTCGACAGGCAATGTCACCACCTGGAACAAAACCGCTGCGCTGAACAAGATAATCCCAAGCAAAAGCAGATTTGACATTTTGAAGAAAATGCCGCCCATCAGTAAAAACGGAGCGATCCCTGATGAAAAATTTACAACCGGAAACATCCGATGGCGCAGCACGAGCATGCTGTATCCTTCCTTGTGTTGAATTGCATGCCCTACCTCATGAGATGCAACCGAAACAGATGCAATGGAACTGCCATAATATACGTCTTCTGACAGGCGTACCGTATTAGCGATCGGGTCAAAATGGTCACTTAATGTACCCGGAACCGGCTCAATCGGCACATGATACAGTCCATTATCATCGAGAATCCGACGCGCTGCTTCCGCTCCTGTTATGCCAGAGCGCACAGGTACTTCAGAATAGCGATTGAAGTTTCCTTTTACTTTAAACTGCGCCCACAATGATAACCCGAAAGCAGCTAGAATTAAAATCGTAAACGGCGTGAACCACACAGCTTACTCCTCCTCTAACTTATGATGTTATAGTGTTAATACGATAAAATAGGCTCAATAGTTTCATATCTGTTTATAATTCCTCTTCAAGCATGTCGCGGTACGGATTGAATCCTGCTTGTGGATAAGCCGTATCGTACACAGAAGCAATGCGCTCCACCGCTGCTTTATCCCAGTCAATATGAAGAAGCTCGC includes the following:
- a CDS encoding zinc metallopeptidase translates to MWFTPFTILILAAFGLSLWAQFKVKGNFNRYSEVPVRSGITGAEAARRILDDNGLYHVPIEPVPGTLSDHFDPIANTVRLSEDVYYGSSIASVSVASHEVGHAIQHKEGYSMLVLRHRMFPVVNFSSGIAPFLLMGGIFFKMSNLLLLGIILFSAAVLFQVVTLPVEFNASARAKRLMLAEGIVTEDEKGGVSNVLGAAALTYVAAALMSVLQLLEYVWLFVGNRDED